Below is a window of Roseovarius sp. EL26 DNA.
AAAGTGTCGAAAGTGCCGAGGCGCAAGTGGTCAATATCACTGAGAATCCTAAAGGATCTTTATATGTTGCTGCCCCGTTGGGGGTTGGCCGTCGGCTGATCGCGCCACATGTGCCTGAGTTTCTAAAGGAGTTCCCTGAGGTCAAAGTGCGGCTGCGGTTGACGGATCGCAAAGTCGAATTGACCACCGAAGGTCTGGACCTGTCGTTTTTTCTTGGGCATCCTGAAGATAGCACCTTGCGTATCCGAAAAATTGCCGATGTCACGCGCGTTTTATGTGCAGCGCCGTCATATATCGCATCGCATGGTATGCCGACATCGGGCGAGGATCTCGCATCAGGACGGCACGAATGCCTGAGCCTCAGGTTTCCCGGTGCGACAGAATTCCAATGGCGGTTGATGACGGGTGATGGCCCAAAGAAATTTCGCGTGTCGGGGCGCTACGAATCCGATGACGGGGATGTCCTGACAGATTGGGCTGTGGCTGGACATGGTATCGTGATGAAGCCAATTTTCGAAGTTGCCGACCACCTGCAGGCTGGCCGCCTTGTTCCGGTGATCGGGGATATGCCGCCAGAACCAATCCAGATGGCTTGTCTCTATACACACCGCAAACGGCAGGATCCGAAAACCCGGCTGTTTATGGAGTTCATGATCGAACGGATAGGCAAGGTGGTTAGCGAAAGCTCTTATCGGGCTTAACTGCCACGATAGGTCGAATACCCAAATGGCGAAAGCAACAGAGGCACGTGATAGTGCGATGCTTCTGACATGCCGAATCGGAGTGGGATCACATCCAGAAACCTTGGGTTTTCTTCGGGTATACCGCAAGCATCCAGATAGGCACCGGCATGAAAGACGAGCTCATACGTGCCCACCGTAAAAGCGTCTGCCGGCAAAATCTGCTCATCCGTACGCCCATCATCATTGGTGATGAGCGTTTTGAGGTGCGTACGCGCTTCCCCTTCAATCTTATAGAGGTCAATTTTGAGACCCTGCGCCGGGCAGCCGCGCGCAGTATCAAGCACATGGGTTGTCAAATATCCGGTCATGTTTGTCTCTTTCCTTGTTTGGGGCTTTATAGAATGAAAATATTCAGATCAGCAAAGCTCTCAGAGCTGAAGGCTCCTTCGCATTTTTTTTGAAAAAGATTTTGATTGATTTGGATTATGATAGCATGAAGTAAAAAAGGAAAGATCCCGTGAACCGCTACCCCCGTGACTTGACTGGCTATGGTGCCAATCCACCATCGGCCAACTGGCCCAATGGCGCAAAAATCGCTGTTCAGATCGTTCTGAATTACGAAGAAGGTGGTGAAAACAATATCCTGCACGGGGATGCCGCATCAGAGGCGTTCTTGTCAGAAATCACTGGCGCACAACCCTGGCCGGGACAGCGCCATTGGAACATGGAATCAATCTATGAATACGGCGCGCGTGCCGGATTTTGGCGGGTACACCGCTTGCTAAGCGATATGCCCATCACGGTTTACGGGGTGGCAACGGCCTTGGCGCGTGCCCCCGAACAGGTTGCTGCGATGAAAGCCTCGAACTGGGAAATCGCCAGCCATGGGCTGAAGTGGATTGAGCATAAAGACATGTCCGAAGACGAGGAGCGGGCGCAGATTGCGGACGCTATCCGTTTGCATGTTGAGGCTACGGGTGACGTCCCGCGGGGTTGGTATACGGGTCGCTGCTCCAACAATACCGTGCGTCTGGTAGCTGAAACCGGACAGTTTGACTACGTCGCCGATAGCTATGCCGATGACCTGCCCTATTGGGAGCAGTATGAAGAACGTGACCAGTTGATCGTGCCCTATACGATGGATTGCAATGATATGCGGTTTGGGATTCAGGCTGGATTCACCAACGGTGATCAGTTTGAAAGCTATCTCAAAGACAGCTTTGACACGTTGTATGAAGAGGGCTGCGCTGGCGCACCGAAAATGTTGTCGATCGGATTGCATTGCCGCCTAATTGGCCGCCCAGGGCGGATTGCGGCTCTGCGCCGCGTCATTGAACATTTCAAATCACATGAAGGGGTCTGGTTCGCAACGCGACTACAGATTGCCCAACATTGGACGCAGGAGAATCCACCCGTGACACAACAACGCCCATCTGCGATGGATCTTGAAACCTTTGTTTCAGAATTTGGCGGCATTTTTGAACATAGCCCTTGGATCGCCGAAGGCGCACATGCGCAGGAACTTGGCCCAACACATGACACAGCGCAGGGCGTGCATCAGATGCTGGCCCGAATTTTCCGCGCGGCACCTGAAGACAAACGGCTCGGCGTGTTAACAGCTCACCCAGATTTGGCTGGCAAACTTGCTGCTGCAAAACGCCTGACCGCTGAATCTACGGCTGAGCAAGCCTCTGTCGGGCTGGACGAGCTGACTGATGAAGAGCGGGAAAACTTCACAAAGCTGAATAACGACTACACCACCAAATTCGGTTTTCCCTTCATCATTGCCGTGCGCGATAACACCAAGGCCTCGATCATGGCCGCCTTTGAACGTCGTATCAGTAATGACCGCGCAACTGAATTTGGCGAGGCCTGTCGTCAGGTTGAACGTATCGCCGAGCTGCGCCTGCAAGAGAAGTTTTCAGCATGACCGTGACGATCAAGACCCAACCCCTCACCGCAGAAGCCCTTGCCCCATACGGCGATGTTATGGAAGCCAGCGGAACCCCCGACAAACTGATCAATCAAGGCAAATGCGGTCGGTTTCACGACAAGGCCAACTTGGACTTTTCCGATGGTAAAGCTGGGATCAGTATCTTCAAAGGTGAGAAAGAAGTCCTGCCTTTGCCGCTCAAAATGGTGGAACGCCACCCCGAGGGCAGTCAGGCCTTTGTGCCGATGTCTGAAAATCCGTTTCTGGTTGTTGTTGCGCGCGATCAAGATGGCACGCCCGTTGACCCCATCGCATTCCTGACAAAGCCGGGCCAGGCGATCAACTTTCACCGTGGCACATGGCATGGGGTTTTAGCCCCTCTGTCCGAGCCGGGAATATTTGCCGTCATTGACCGGATCGGCGACGGCGCGAACCTGAAAGAGCACTGGTTCGACAAGGACTACATCATCGAAGAATGACACGAGCAGCTGGAAGAGGAGCCAGCACTCGGCATCGGTAAGGGAGGAACACCGAAATGTCAGACAGATCCATCGGGACCCCGGAGCAGCTCCGGGATCCAAATTACACGCCTGCGCTGCAGCAAGCGATTCCCTTGGGTATTCAGCATGTTCTGGCGATGTTTGTCTCGAACGTAACGCCGGCCATCATCGTCGCAGGGGCTGCCGGGTTTGGTTTTGGTTCGGATGCTGGGGCCCAAGGCTTTCCGGACATGACCTATCTGATCCAGATGTCCATGCTCTTTGCTGGAATCGCGACCTTGTTTCAAACCGTTGGTATGGGACCAGTTGGGGCCCGTCTACCGATTGTGCAGGGCACCAGTTTTGCCTTTATTCCAATCATGATCCCGTTGGTCGCAGGTAAAGGTGTTGAAGCTTTGCCCGCAGTATTCGGCGGTGTTGTTATCGGCGGCTTTTTCCACGCATTGATCGGGACATTCATCGGGAAAATCCGCTTTGCCCTGCCACCGCTAGTTACCGGTTTGGTTGTCACGATGATCGGCCTCACACTGGTCAAGGTCGGCATTCAATATTCCGCAGGTGGTGTACCAGCGATGGATAAACCCGAATATGGAAGTCTGCTGAATTGGTCGGCTGCCCTAGTGGTTATCTTCGTCACGCTGGCGCTAAAATTCTACGCCAGGGGCATGCTGGCAGTTTCTGCCGTCGTGATCGGTATCATCGTTGGCTACATCTACGCGATGATCATGGGTATGGTCACATTCGAGAGTATCTCAACCAGCTGGGAGCGTGCCGCGCCTATCGCCTTCCCGGTGCCATTCAAATACGGCTTTGAAATCAGCGCGGCCGCGGTCATCGGTTTCTGCCTGATGTCATTTGTC
It encodes the following:
- a CDS encoding ureidoglycolate lyase; protein product: MTVTIKTQPLTAEALAPYGDVMEASGTPDKLINQGKCGRFHDKANLDFSDGKAGISIFKGEKEVLPLPLKMVERHPEGSQAFVPMSENPFLVVVARDQDGTPVDPIAFLTKPGQAINFHRGTWHGVLAPLSEPGIFAVIDRIGDGANLKEHWFDKDYIIEE
- the uraH gene encoding hydroxyisourate hydrolase, whose protein sequence is MTGYLTTHVLDTARGCPAQGLKIDLYKIEGEARTHLKTLITNDDGRTDEQILPADAFTVGTYELVFHAGAYLDACGIPEENPRFLDVIPLRFGMSEASHYHVPLLLSPFGYSTYRGS
- a CDS encoding LysR family transcriptional regulator; its protein translation is MSYLENIRTFVRIYELGSMSAAGRDLRISPAVTSSRISQLEEYLSVRLFQRTTRSLAPTEQGKAFYDGACKILESVESAEAQVVNITENPKGSLYVAAPLGVGRRLIAPHVPEFLKEFPEVKVRLRLTDRKVELTTEGLDLSFFLGHPEDSTLRIRKIADVTRVLCAAPSYIASHGMPTSGEDLASGRHECLSLRFPGATEFQWRLMTGDGPKKFRVSGRYESDDGDVLTDWAVAGHGIVMKPIFEVADHLQAGRLVPVIGDMPPEPIQMACLYTHRKRQDPKTRLFMEFMIERIGKVVSESSYRA
- the puuE gene encoding allantoinase PuuE, which translates into the protein MNRYPRDLTGYGANPPSANWPNGAKIAVQIVLNYEEGGENNILHGDAASEAFLSEITGAQPWPGQRHWNMESIYEYGARAGFWRVHRLLSDMPITVYGVATALARAPEQVAAMKASNWEIASHGLKWIEHKDMSEDEERAQIADAIRLHVEATGDVPRGWYTGRCSNNTVRLVAETGQFDYVADSYADDLPYWEQYEERDQLIVPYTMDCNDMRFGIQAGFTNGDQFESYLKDSFDTLYEEGCAGAPKMLSIGLHCRLIGRPGRIAALRRVIEHFKSHEGVWFATRLQIAQHWTQENPPVTQQRPSAMDLETFVSEFGGIFEHSPWIAEGAHAQELGPTHDTAQGVHQMLARIFRAAPEDKRLGVLTAHPDLAGKLAAAKRLTAESTAEQASVGLDELTDEERENFTKLNNDYTTKFGFPFIIAVRDNTKASIMAAFERRISNDRATEFGEACRQVERIAELRLQEKFSA
- a CDS encoding uracil-xanthine permease family protein, with translation MSDRSIGTPEQLRDPNYTPALQQAIPLGIQHVLAMFVSNVTPAIIVAGAAGFGFGSDAGAQGFPDMTYLIQMSMLFAGIATLFQTVGMGPVGARLPIVQGTSFAFIPIMIPLVAGKGVEALPAVFGGVVIGGFFHALIGTFIGKIRFALPPLVTGLVVTMIGLTLVKVGIQYSAGGVPAMDKPEYGSLLNWSAALVVIFVTLALKFYARGMLAVSAVVIGIIVGYIYAMIMGMVTFESISTSWERAAPIAFPVPFKYGFEISAAAVIGFCLMSFVSAVETVGDVSGITKGGAGREATDEEIAGATYADGVGTAIAGFFGGFPNTSFSQNVGLIAMTGIMSRHVVTIGALFLIFCGLIPKFGAVIRTIPIEVLGGGVIVMFGMVVAAGVSMLSDVDWNRRNMVIFAIALTIGLGLKLEPKAVQYLPDTLRALMTSGLLPSAFIAIVLNLILPEELAGEATEEVSGGMSGHGKGSLPSGD